The following is a genomic window from Synechococcus sp. JA-2-3B'a(2-13).
CGCCAGATACAGGAATTGCATCGGCTGGATTGCCTGAAAGATGACTTCCTTAGCACGGTGTCCCACGAGCTGCGCACCCCTCTTTCCAACATGAAAATGGCCATCCGCCTGCTCAGCTCCGTCCTGCTGCCTGCCCAGGGCGCTCCCAGATCCCCGGATCCGGCCAAAATCTCTCAGTACTTGAAGGTGTTGGACAACGAATGTGAGCGGGAGATCAGACTGGTCGAGGATCTGCTGGAACTGCAGCAGTTAGAGGTGCTCAAGGGACTCCGTCCCGCTAACGCGAACGGTTCACAGCGGCCCTGCTGGTTGGAGCTGCAAGAGTGGTTGCCCCAGATCGCGGAGCCCTTTGCTCAGGAGGCCCATAGCCGCCATCAGCGCTTCAGCCTTGGGATCCCTTCAGGACTGCCTGCCATTTTTACCCTGCCGGGAGTGCTAAAGTCGGTGCTGGCGGAATTGCTGAAAAATGCATGTAAATTCACCCCTGCTGGGCACCTGATCAGCCTTCAGGCCACCTGCCATTCCGACCACCTGGACATCCAAGTCCTCAACACCGGCGTAACCATTCCTCCAGAAGAACAAAAGCGGGTATTCGAGAAGTTCTATCGGGTGCCCAGCGTGGATCCCTGGCGGCAAGGGGGGACAGGGTTGGGGTTGGCCCTTG
Proteins encoded in this region:
- a CDS encoding sensor histidine kinase translates to MALADHLSIAIRQAELLQQVQELNRTLEEKVQARTAQLDRQIQELHRLDCLKDDFLSTVSHELRTPLSNMKMAIRLLSSVLLPAQGAPRSPDPAKISQYLKVLDNECEREIRLVEDLLELQQLEVLKGLRPANANGSQRPCWLELQEWLPQIAEPFAQEAHSRHQRFSLGIPSGLPAIFTLPGVLKSVLAELLKNACKFTPAGHLISLQATCHSDHLDIQVLNTGVTIPPEEQKRVFEKFYRVPSVDPWRQGGTGLGLALVQQRVSLLQGSIHLNSEANHTCFTLRLPRVLPVFGQGKPAQPRV